Proteins co-encoded in one Pogona vitticeps strain Pit_001003342236 chromosome 9, PviZW2.1, whole genome shotgun sequence genomic window:
- the GPR4 gene encoding G-prodeshotein coupled receptor 4, producing MCNTTLVSWSCRVDSKIDHLFPPTLYIIVITIGLPTNGMALWAAYLQVRQKNELGVYLMNLSIADLLYIATLPLWIDYFLHYDNWIHGQQSCKVFGFIFYTNIYISIAFLCCISVDRYLAVVHPLRFAKFRRVKTALAISLVVWTIEIGANSAPLFHDELFHDRYNHTFCFEKYPMEEWVAWMNLYRVFIGFLFPWMLMLFSYQGILRAVRGNISTEKQEKAKIKRLSLSLIIILLFCFAPYHVILLSRSAVYLSKPCDCSFEEKVFVAYHTSLAFTSLNCVADPILYCFANEGARSDVTKALSTLVRFLASSKPQEMANASLTLDTPLSSKAGSFCRQPLALALPPLPAEVGRSEEELQMKILTFHP from the coding sequence ATGTGCAACACAACCCTAGTCAGCTGGAGCTGCCGCGTGGACTCAAAGATCGACCACCTCTTTCCTCCAACGCTCTACATCATCGTCATCACCATCGGCCTCCCCACCAATGGCATGGCTCTCTGGGCCGCTTACCTCCAGGTCAGGCAGAAGAACGAGTTGGGCGTCTACTTGATGAACCTCTCCATTGCAGACCTGCTCTACATTGCCACTTTGCCCCTCTGGATCGACTACTTCCTTCACTATGACAATTGGATCCATGGCCAGCAGTCCTGCAAGGTCTTTGGGTTCATCTTCTACACCAACATCTACATCAGCATCGCCTTCCTCTGCTGCATCTCCGTGGACCGCTACCTGGCCGTGGTGCACCCTTTGCGCTTTGCCAAGTTCCGGAGGGTCAAGACGGCATTGGCCATCAGCCTGGTGGTGTGGACTATAGAGATTGGGGCTAACTCGGCCCCGCTCTTTCACGACGAACTCTTCCACGACCGCTACAACCACACTTTCTGTTTCGAGAAGTACCCCATGGAGGAATGGGTGGCATGGATGAACCTTTACCGGGTCTTCATAGGTTTCCTCTTCCCATGGATGCTGATGCTTTTCTCCTACCAGGGGATCCTACGGGCCGTGCGTGGGAATATCTCCACCGAGAAGCAGGAGAAGGCCAAGATCAAACGCCTCTCCCTCAGCCTCATTATCATCCTCCTCTTCTGCTTCGCCCCTTACCACGTCATCCTGCTCTCCCGCAGCGCTGTCTACCTAAGCAAGCCCTGTGACTGCAGCTTTGAGGAGAAGGTCTTTGTGGCTTACCACACTTCCCTGGCCTTCACGAGCTTGAACTGTGTGGCCGACCCCATCCTCTACTGTTTTGCCAACGAGGGGGCCCGGAGTGACGTGACCAAGGCCCTCTCCACCCTCGTGCGCTTCTTGGCCAGCTCCAAACCCCAGGAGATGGCAAATGCCTCCCTCACCCTGGACACCCCCCTCTCCTCCAAGGCAGGCAGTTTCTGCCGGCAGCCCTTGGCGCTCGCGCTGCCCCCCTTGCCGGCTGAGGTGGGGAGGAGCGAGGAGGAACTCCAGATGAAGATACTGACTTTCCACCCGTGA
- the VASP gene encoding LOW QUALITY PROTEIN: vasodilator-stimulated phosphoprotein (The sequence of the model RefSeq protein was modified relative to this genomic sequence to represent the inferred CDS: deleted 2 bases in 2 codons) gives MSESVICTTRATVMLYDDANKKWVPAGTGPQVFSRIQIYHSPANHTFRVVGRKMQPDQQVVINSPIVKGLKYNQATPNFHQWRDARQVWGLNFGSKEDASQFASGMMHALEMLESGNAAPPRPIQNGPSVDEMVEQQKRQQQQQQQQQQQLEKEQQEQAERERRVTISAPAVTPSGGGPPPPPGPPPAPPGPPPGPPGPPSGWLQGGPPPPPGPPPPPGPPPGPPPSGGGPPPAPPLPPSQGPAGGAGAATGLAAAIAGAKLKKVGKDEGPKAAPSGAPPPSGPGGGGLMEEMSAMLARRRKVAEKSEKPGPKKEEGQMQQDDGEATGAKTTDSFRRPWEKTSTTLPRMKSAGAIAGAEPSSGGGDESELERVKQELLQEVRHELQKVKEEIIQAFVMELRKRGSP, from the exons CGAGTCCGTGATCTGCACCACTCGAGCGACGGTGATGCTGTACGATGACGCCAATAAGAAATGGGTTCCGGCCGGGACTGGCCCCCAGGTTTTCAGCCGCATCCAGATCTACCACAGCCCTGCCAACCACACTTTCCGGGTGGTGGGCCGCAAGATGCAGCCCGACCAGCAG GTGGTCATCAACAGTCCAATTGTGAAAGGGTTGAAATACAACCAGGCCACCCCCAACTTCCACCAGTGGCGAGACGCCCGCCAGGTCTGGGGCCTGAACTTTGGCTCCAAAGAGGATGCCAGCCAGTTTGCGAGTGGGATGATGCATGCCCTGGAGATGCTGGAGTCAG GGAACGCAGCACCTCCGCGGCCGATCCAGAATGGCCCCTCGGTAGACGAGATGGTGGAGCAGCAGAAAAG gcagcagcagcagcaacaacagcagcagcagcagctcgaAAAGGAGCAGCAGGAGCAAGCCGAGCGAGAACGGCGAGTGACGATCTCAG CCCCTGCAGTCACCCCCTCAGGAGGGGGGCCTCCGCCACCCCCTGGCCCGCCCCCAGCACCCCCTGGCCCACCGCCGGGACCTCCAGGGCCACCCTCA GGGTGGCTGCAGGGGGGGCCACCTCCCCCTCCGGGACCTCCCCCACCTCCCGGC CCCCCGCCGGGTCCTCCGCCCTCGGGAGGGGGCCCGCCCCCAgcgccacccctccctccctcccagggtCCTGCTGGAGGTGCCGGGGCGGCCACCGGACTGGCCGCGGCCATTGCAGGAGCCAAGCTCAAGAAAGTTGGCAAG GATGAGGGACCAAAGGCCGCCCCGAGCGGTGCCCCCCCACCCAGCGGGCCAGGTGGGGGAGGGCTCATGGAGGAAATGAGTGCCATGCTAGCGCGACG GAGGAAAGTGGCAGAGAAGAGCGAGAAGCCTGGCCCAAAGAAGGAGGAAGGCCAGATGCAG CAAGACGACGGGGAAGCCACTGGTGCCAAAACCACAG ACTCCTTCCGGAGGCCTTGGGAGAAGACCAGCACGACGCTACCCAG GATGAAATCTGCCGGAGCCATCGCGGGTGCAGAGCCCTCGAGCGGCGGAGGGGACGAGTCGGAGCTGGAACGGGTGAAACAG GAACTTCTTCAGGAGGTCCGGCATGAActgcagaaggtgaaggaggAGATCATCCAGG cATTTGTTATGGAGTTACGAAAGCGGGGATCACCTTAG
- the OPA3 gene encoding optic atrophy 3 protein produces MVAGAFPIAKLLYLGVRQISKPLAARIKDGARASPFFRQYVCGPPAQLYHWIEMRAKMRIMGFRGAAIKPLNEEAAAELGAELLGEAIVFGVGGLCIFLEYARQSANTKKKEDELSSTLLGLQEQISELSLTVETLDARLRETNRVLVEISNSPKKK; encoded by the exons ATGGTGGCCGGCGCCTTCCCCATCGCCAAGCTCCTCTACCTGGGCGTCCGGCAGATCTCGAAGCCCTTGGCCGCCCGGATCAAGGACGGGGCCCGCGCCAGCCCCTTCTTTCGCCAGTACGTCTGCGGCCCCCCCGCGCAGC TTTACCACTGGATCGAGATGCGGGCCAAGATGCGCATCATGGGATTTCGGGGAGCTGCCATCAAGCCGCTGAACGAGGAGGCGGCAGCAGAACTGGGGGCGGAACTGCTGGGAGAAGCCATCGTCTTTGGGGTGGGAGGGCTGTGTATCTTCTTGGAATACGCCCGCCAGTCCGCAAACACCAAGAAGAAAGAGGATGAGCTGAGCAGCACCCTCCTTGGCCTGCAGGAACAGATTTCAGAACTGTCCTTGACTGTGGAAACTTTGGACGCACGGCTGCGAGAGACGAACCGGGTCCTAGTGGAGATCTCAAATTCCCCAAAAAAGAAATAA